CAACTGCATGGAAGCACAAGCAATACATGTATCTACAAAATTCCTACATACATATCTACAAATTTCAAGACAGCATTATTTAattatactaatcatttttttactATGTGTTGCAGCTACAATTTCTCCAGAACATTTTCAACCACATGTTGACTTATATCCTGACTTCCAAGAAGCAGCTGAGGCATATAAAGCAGGTACAAAACCATTCCTTCATTACAATAAGGTTTTAAtgcaaaattttaataatttacaccTTAACTACATATTCCTACATATATCTACAATTCTCATTCTCAATTATTCATTCAAGCTGATGTTTCAGCAGAACATCTACAAGGAAATATTGAGGAAGAACCAGTAATTGATGAAGTGGCTGAGCCACAACAAGCAGGTAATATATTCTCTATAACTCCATAATATTGTTCATATCTACATAGATCTACACTTATCTACAGAAGGTGAAGTTCCACAGTCGCCAATTCACGGTGTGATTGTGACTGAAGTTGTTCCTGAAGGCATTGATAAAAAAGTTGTTCCTGAAGGCATTGAAAACAAAGGTTTGACATTGGATGACTTTGAGCTGCCAGAAAACTTATCACAGTTGGTCATGTATGGCGAGCCCATACGAGATGAATCAACCCCTGTTCATCCCGGTAGAACCAGGCAACCGGGAAAACATGCACGATCACCTTTCACATCTTTGTATAGTTCTGGAGGCAGCACATCTATTGGACCTAAATTTTTTTACCTCAAGCACCCCTTCACAAGTGTCATAGGTGAAAATGTAGATCCTGAATTGACAGAAAGGTTCACCAACTGGTTATACATTCGTAGTGATAAAGTATCTAGGAGGTATGAATGCTTCATTTTACACTGTCTGTTCACCATTTTTATACTTTAAAATTGTAATTCATTTTgtcaattttttgtatttgatcatcttttttttgtatttggaATTGTCCACAGCTACATTTCTTGTTTTCTAGACACACAATGTACCGCTTCACACCATCTAACACAGTATGTATATGATCTGTTGAATCCGTCACCTACAATTGAAGACcaaacagaaataataatacatcaATCATTAAAATGGATTATCAACAATTTACCTACAAATCAGCAACAAATATATTACAGCTCATCTACAAACTATTATTACCGACAATTTGACTACAGTTTAACTACAATCTGGAAAAACTGCGGCTAGTACTTTTTTGATTCTACTGcaccaaaaaaaaatatcttacCCTTAGTTTCTGAGATAATGTACTGTTGTCTTCCAATTCTTTGTTGTATTTCTGACCAAGGTATGTGAAAGTACCATTTGCCTTCGATAACTTTTCTTTTGTCCAACGTTCAAGAAGAGTCCTCATATACTCAAATAGATCAAATATTGGAAGCTCTCTTGCATCTTTTGTTACAGCATTCAACGACTCGGCAATGTTTGACGTCATAGTAAAAGTTCTATTCACCGTTGCATGTACTCTTGACCATCTATGATAGCCAATATCATATAGGTAAGACTTTACACGCAGGTCTACCTCTTCAATCTTCAAcatcctttcattaaattcatccaTAATGTATGACCGTGCTGTAGCAAAGTACAATTCATGTAATTGTAGATGTCCCTTCTTGAATTTTGACCTTATATTTGTCCATATATGCCACATGCAAGAGTAGTGTGCCAATCCCAGATAGACAACTGATGTTGCCTTCAGTATACTCTCATGCCTATCTGAAACAACACACATTGAAGGTCTTTCACCATATGCCtccttgaattgctcaaagaaccacTTCCAAGACGCGTCGTTTTCAGAATCAACCACAGCATATGCCAAGGGAAAAATAGTACCTACATTTTTAAGACATAAAATATGATTAAATAACAACTACAATATATATTGAGAAATATAGACATGTTAACTACATTCTTTTATAtaactacaaaataactacaacatAACTACAATTTAACTGCATTTTAAAGACTGTCTACAAAATGTACAAAATTATTCCATTATTTACCTGCTGCATCCATGGTGCTTGCTGTCAGCATAATCCCCCTGTAGGCTGACTTTAAGAATGTTCCATCAACCACTACTACCGGCCTACAATGTTGCCAACCATTTATTGATGTACAAAGAGCAACAAATGCGTATAAGAAGCAATCATCTCCTGCCTTCTTCAATTTAACAACAGAacaaggataattcttctcaagaatataaaaatatttgggtaatttGTTGTAGGAGTCACACGGATTCCCTCTCAAAAACTGTAAAGctttttcctttgctctccatgCTTGCATGTAGCTTAGGTTCAGTCCATGTTCGGATAACATGTCAGTTTGTATGTCCTTTGGTGTGTAAACAGTCTTAGGATCACAATACTTTGGAACGACCATGCTACCAAGTACTGTTGCAGTACGTTTGCGCTGTATGAATGTTTCGTCCATTAGGCAGCATGTGTGTTGACGGCTGAAACTTCTTATCTTGAACATTGCCGAATCATTAATTGACGTTGCCTTGAAATGCCATTTACAGCTTTCAGCAACACATATAAGCCAGTAGCTACAAAAGAAATACAATATTTACACAAATTTATGAaaaaactacaattaactacaaactgactacaatttaactacaatttataAAACCCACCTATCTTCAATCATACACTGATTTTGCTGATATATTATCCACAAATAACTACATACCTTCTATGACTAGATCTTTTTACTCTGAACTGGAACTTGTGCATCACTGAATAATTCTTCATTGCAGCAACTACTGTTTGCTTGTCTTGATAAACTTGTCCTTCTTCAATATATGTTTGCGTAGAttcagttattatttcactttgataTTCCTATATAGCTGGTGAGGATGGAAATTCAAGTAAGTTTAGGGATCCAGACGAACCTGCAAACAATAAATTCATAAATGTAGTTTCTATGTAGATAATTTTGAAAGCAACATTGCTTTATCCTTTTCAGTACTATGTGAGctttgtagtttaattgtaggtAATTGTAGTAATATTGTAGATAACATAGTAACACCATAACTCTCTGCAATGTCGAATCAAACATACCTGCACTGGTACTTTCATTGTTGATTGccaattccatattgaaatctcTTACGCTTATACATAAAAGATACGAACCTAAGTTTTTATTCTCCTTTTTGGTTTCCATGTAAGCACGAACCCCCATATCATTCCTAATCTCCATTGGAGGACAATTCTCGTtcacaatgtatttgatttctataattttatcCGATGTATCAATCGATAATTGTTCTGCAATTGTAGAACTGAGAATTCCGTAGTTTGCATTATCATCTACCACAATGGCATCAACTTCAAAATCTCTAAATCTGCCATAGTTATCCCAATTACCATTCGATTTCAGCATTATTGGGATTTTTGACATGATTTCGTGTAGTTGATAGGAAAAAAGACGAAGAACAGATATAGTTTCTACAATTTGAGTACTGATATCGACGAAGAGCAATTTTGTACAATTTGAGACGAAGAACAGATATAGTCTCTCTTCAGTAATTGTACAATTTGATTGCGTTTTTTGTTGTAGCTGATATCAACAGAGATCTCTTTCTGTTGAGGAAGGAGAGAATTACGCAACTGGTGCCTTCATCAGGAAGAGAGATCTCCTTCagtttcaaaattcgaataaAATCCTTGACAGAATCACATCAGATTTGGTGCCTTCATTTTAGGGCTTTTTTAATGGCAAAATCTACCTATTTTTGGATTGGTATATAATTTGTAGTAAAAGTGTGGACTACATGGGTAAATAACAAATTAtgaacatttttggtaataagatttgatatatggtatagataggtaaaaatcccatGAATTAATTATATAGGTCCAACATATACGGATtgaataaataagtcttaatccattgggctagcaaAAGGTCCTTAATCTATACAAAAAGTGTACTGTTTTGGTCCTATAACCTAAAACTAACAGTAAAAGGAAAACTTTCCGTTAAACATAACCAGCTCCTTACAACAACACCTTCGATCCAGGGGCGGCCCGACCAATTTCGTGATCTAAAGCCAAATTTTATGAGGGGCCTTaactttttattaataaaaaatattttatttttatttgaagtctatttttctaactttttttagatgcaaaattattattaatttttttataatcaatTTTTCCTAACAAATCTTTCTCAATTGACAACATAGCTAATTCATTTAATATCtttgagacattgttgatcttaggtaaggttctatcaattttaattttgaaacacTTTTTTTCGCTGAAGAACCGGTAATaggagttattaacattattctaCAAGTAATAtaggtatttgaaaaataatcgaatctttttatttgattgagtatatcaattaaattgttatcttctaattgtactattttctttaatatttttaattcagaaaataaatctaaactatCAATATCGGGTTGATTATTATGATTTAAGGAGCATTCAAGATGAaggcaatatttttttaaatttccatcaTCTAGTGATCTCAATTTTTATCgctaaatagaaaaccaaaaatattttcttatgcctctaattgttcaaatctattttaaaGTGCAAACATAATTTTGTCTACTACTCTCTCTGGTTCATAATAagtgactttttgacttttattTCGGTCCAAAATAAATGTCTTTTTATATAATCGAGATGgaattaactttatttttttcaaaatttgttctTATTTACATATCTCAATGTGTCAAGTTAATaacatataaattttaattaaggataattcaGTCAAAATACAATTTTATTTTAGGAGTCAGTATTTTCTTAAGGGGCACAACACAGGTTAAAAAGTCATTTATTATGGACCAGAGGGAGTTAGTATAAAAGGTAATCAACTCTAAAAGACTATTCGAGAGATTTCGAGATTTCACTATTGACATTCTCCTCAAATTGTTTCTTCCTATATATTACACGTTTCTTATAGAATCTAGGTCGATATTAGTTTCAAATGCAATTTTCTTGACAGAAATCAAAGCAGTTGCAAATCCTTCGtctctatatttgttaaataaaaaaatcaaactttttcacttcccataacttttttttttaaaatttatatatagcCTATCAGGTgttaaaaaaatgaatttttacctcctatagcaaaggttaacaccttatttattttaaataaatactatttaaaaatattatattctatagataccttttaatgtttatagcgaAATATCTAATTTTAGTTACCTCCTACctctaagccactaaatacgttaTTCAGCTACActattttgtttttctctctactttgatacatgccATTCTCTTCCCTCATTCCCTGAAAACATGATTGAGGGCTCCTCTCGCCGATCTCACAACCAACAACCACTTCTACTTCTTCCACACACCCTAGATCATGAGAACCCCCAAAACTAGCAGCATCCAACGCCCCTAAGCAGCCGCCGCCAGTCCACCAACTGCTCACTGCCGCCAGCCATCAGTCGCCGAAAAATCCAAGAGCCAGCGACCCCCCTGAACCTCTAAGCCTGAGCCACCCAAAGTCCTTCTCCTCTTCACTCCCAAGCCTCCAGTCGTCCACCCTCTTCTACCAACAACACCAGCGGCCAGAACACCCGTTTCCAGCCACAACAACCAGCGCTTCCCACCCAAAAAACCCTTGTCACATGCCTGGACATAACAAACGCCAAAACAGGGCAAGAACCCCATTAACGACCAGCACAAATAGCTAGTACAAGATTCGTAAAGTTTACGTTGCAACGCGTTTCAAACGGTAGTCTAGGTCCAAAAGCAATGAGACTTGACTCAATCATACCCAAAAATCTTCCCTCcgtttcaatgtattttcaacgtatcacgctgtattttcatgtatttcattgtattcattgtctttttttcattacaattcaatgtatctcgatgTATTCATTTACTTCATTGTATTCAcggtctttttttcattgtatttcaatgtatcccgctgtattctatgtatttaaTTGTagtcactgtctcgctatatgtcatgaatgtattcatatgtttttttaaattaatataatttatgtattcaggtgtattatataatttctctgaagattgctatgtttttagGGTATTTTTCTGTTGAGAATTTTTTTATacaaggaaatacaaaatttgtgtgttatgattgagtttgttgagttatattaggagtatattatgttaattgattcactttccgtttaaaaatagtgtaatctcatgtttcacgccgtgaatacagtcgaatacaacaatctgtccagctgtaatcccatgtttcacgccatgaatacagtcgaatatactcaaatacaacaactgattagctggactttccTGATTCACgtctatttttgctactgtattcacttaaatacatctaatacatcttataacaacataaaacggatctacaatccgtaatatagcaaatggtatctatagatagctaattaccactaaagatagtgctttatgaaaatttctctttaaaaaaaataaagtccTCCATAAATATGGGGCCTAAAGTAGTTGGTTTACCTGCTTTATGGACGGGCCGCCCCTGCTTCAACCTAAAGCATATGCATCTTCTGATAGTTTCTATTGACTTCTCCGGTTGAAAAGCTTCCCGGAGATTGCTCGGAATTGTTGTAAAATTCCCATTACCCGTTGTACTTCTCCAAAAAAATTTCTGCTCTTATTTCGTCTTCTCATTACGTAATATACATATGACAAtgattatttttcatgattttagatTTCTATATCTTCGTCATATTTATGCGTCAGcctattattt
Above is a window of Nicotiana tabacum cultivar K326 chromosome 8, ASM71507v2, whole genome shotgun sequence DNA encoding:
- the LOC142163424 gene encoding uncharacterized protein LOC142163424; protein product: MSKIPIMLKSNGNWDNYGRFRDFEVDAIVVDDNANYGILSSTIAEQLSIDTSDKIIEIKYIVNENCPPMEIRNDMGVRAYMETKKENKNLGSYLLCISVRDFNMELAINNESTSAEGQVYQDKQTVVAAMKNYSVMHKFQFRVKRSSHRSYWLICVAESCKWHFKATSINDSAMFKIRSFSRQHTCCLMDETFIQRKRTATVLGSMVVPKYCDPKTVYTPKDIQTDMLSEHGLNLSYMQAWRAKEKALQFLRGNPCDSYNKLPKYFYILEKNYPCSVVKLKKAGDDCFLYAFVALCTSINGWQHCRPVVVVDGTFLKSAYRGIMLTASTMDAAGTIFPLAYAVVDSENDASWKWFFEQFKEAYGERPSMCVVSDRHESILKATSVVYLGLAHYSCMWHIWTNIRSKFKKGHLQLHELYFATARSYIMDEFNERMLKIEEVDLRVKSYLYDIGYHRWSRVHATVNRTFTMTSNIAESLNAVTKDARELPIFDLFEYMRTLLERWTKEKLSKANGTFTYLGQKYNKELEDNSTLSQKLRVTDSTDHIHTVLDGVKRYIEQLQSQSHRELATVELHLL